The following DNA comes from Solanum stenotomum isolate F172 chromosome 11, ASM1918654v1, whole genome shotgun sequence.
ATTTGGAGAAGATGCATATGAAAAGGTACAAATCCTGTTTATTACTTCACCACTCAACAAACTCTTATGTTTGACTTGTTAAGACTTTGTGTGTATTGTTGAGAACTTCTAGATTGTTGATGGGTGTGCGTTGGATTCTTCAAAGGTAGTTtatttttgaaggatttgaCGCGGGTGTGACATcatttttggagaatctgagCAACATAGCCTAAAAGCATCGATCTTTGTACAATTCAGAGCTTTGAGTATTTTAGTGTTGAACTTGGATGATTGATGATTGCGTGATGTGACAATTCTATTGACTTGAGTGCTTACAGTATATACTAGTATTGTACTGATATTTATGCCACTAATTGGTGAAAATGATCAACCTTTACCACACATTGTTGGGGTAGTATTAACATTAGAATTGAACACCAACTTCATATTTTGATGGGAATTAGATATATCTTGTGTCTCTTCACTTGCACCTAGTTAACTAATAGATTTAAGACTTGATGGCTTTGTGAAATCTTCTTATGAGTGCAAGATTGTTAAAATTAGAGAACACAATGCAAAAGCAGCTGTAGTATCAAGATGGTCTCTTTCCTGTCCAAACCATGAGAATTTGAGGGGTGTTTTGGAAAGTATCATCTTGCACAGTATGGAGAATGAATGCTAAATACTGTTGCTATTAAGTCATGTTATCTATACTGCAAATATGGGATATATGTGAATTGTTTAGAAGGCAGAAACGAGGGCCAGATGCTATAAACATAAAATACGATGAGTAGACAAGATATAAGGGAAACTTGAAACACAATTGAGGGTCAAACTAAAGACAGCAGTAGTCAGAAAAGAACTCAGTAGGCAAAATGAATCATGCAATTCTCCTTAACTTTAGTTAGCACTATTGGCTGTTAGTGTGTATTCCCTTATCCTAGTAACTCCATTTCTTGATAGGTGGATGTGATTGGCATTGATGAAGCTCAGTTCTTTGGGGACCTTTATGAGTTCTGCTGCAATGCTGCTGATCTTGATGGGAAAACTGTAATTGTTGCAGGCCTAGATGGTGATTACTTGAGGTACTCCtgaaaactattttcaaatggGTCCAGCCAAACCCAATAGGAGTTTGTACAACCTATTTGAGcagtaaaaagataaaattcacaaataagcCACATTTTAGGATGTAACTAAAATAGACAAATGTATTTTCAAATAACTCTTTCATCATCTAACAATAAGTCAAATAACAACTATACAATCAAGTCAACACCTtcaagaaaagttcaagaaaaccTCATAACGCAAAGTAGCTATAGTTAGCTAAACATACATTCAACAACATAAAGATAACGATTGTTGGGGTTGTCAGGTTGGAGATCAGTGCAAGGTTATGAAATTTGAGGAAAAAGGTGAAAGGAAAGTAAaaagtttttgataaaataatttcttttataaaaaaactttCATTTTAGATTAAAATTTGGACGTTAATTTTTGACAAAACAGGAAAAAAAACTATactaagcctattttagttacATTCTAAAAATGTGGCTTATTTGTGTCAATTTTATCTCTTTATGCTCAAATAGGTTCTGAACTCACCAATAGCTTTAGTTCAAACCAATAACTGTGCTCTTACATAGTATCTGGTGCTTGCTTGGTTGCAGGAAGAGTTTTGGTTCAGTGCTTGACATAATTCCACTTGCTGATACTGTAACAAAGTTGACTGCTAGATGTGAGCTGTGTAACAGAAGGGCATTTTTCACCTTTAGAAAGACTAATGAGACAGAAACTGAGCTTATAGGAGGTGCTGATATGTACATGCCTGTTTGCCGTCAGCACTATGTTAATGGACAATCTGTCAATGAATCTGCAAAAATGGTTCTTGAATCTCATAAAGTGTCAAGTGACCTTATTTTAGAATCTGCACTAGTTGCTCCATAATACACTTGTGTTCAACTCTTTTATATTATCATGTATCTTAATTACCCAAGTATGTAAGTAAATGAACTTGTTTTGCTGAattctgatatatatatatagcctgTCATCCTAGACATACACGAAAATGATCTTGTTTAATGttgaatgaatttgtagttcCTTTTGCAGATTTTTACTCTTATAAGTTTAAGCCAATTTGGCTTTTTTTGGAGGCCAATTTTACTTCTATATAAAAGTAAGGTGTTTGATCAAACTTTTAGaagaaaataagtgtttttgacataagctaaaaaaaaaagagtttttgcTTAAAAATACTTTATGAAAAGTACCTTTGAAAAAACTTGGTCAAACAATAGTTGTCCGATTAATTCGATTGCTCACACCAAAATTTGTAGCGGAGCTTGAGTCCAAAGTAGgcatatttattgtttttttttttaattgtaagaCATAAAATGTTAGACAATTCTAGGAACTATAGACAACTTTTCAGAGAAGTTAccaatacttttttttgtttttgacaaAGTTCACTCTTGTCATTCTTTTATTTGCACAAAATGTTGAATCACCATTTGCACACAAGTTTTGTTTGAACTTGTGAGGAActgaattttaatttcaaaccACCAAGGTTAGGATGTCTTTTATTTCATCATTAATCTTGATGATTTTAGTCAATTCAATTGTTTGGGATTAAAACATACTAATTATTATTGTCATTAGCATTTGTGATTCAGTCACAAAAAcaattgcaattgaagaatTCTCTTGTAGTTGAAAAAAGTGAGCACATATACTAAAAGAACAATAGGCAAGATAAAATATGTAAATGAAACAACAATATaagtgtgtgtgagagagagccCATAGAATTTGAATACTATTAAGACTTGAGTTGGTTTGAACTGACTTATTCTAAACtcttttaaaagtaaattttctagtgttagataaaataaaataaaataaaaatactaataaacacttgttttagagttaaaaataacaaaaataagtcaaaagttaaTCCAACCATGCTCAAATCATATATTTGAGCAATTTAAATTCATTAAGAGATGTTATAAGATTTGAACATCAGATCTCATTAAATACAAACAAATAAGTTTTAAGTAGGTATTTAAACCTAACAAATGTGATATTCAAATGTATGGAAtcaagaatgatttttttttcatactttatGAGATTCACAAATCACGACTGTCCAATATTACAATTAATTGATAATTGATGAATATGCACTCCAATGAATGGTtaagatttaaaatattaatcaaatggATAATTGGCTCTTCcactttgataaatattttattttattgtactttctatatttatttgtcgtaaaaaataataaaataaaattaaggaaaaaaaaaaacaactcttatttctcttttccatttctcatttttgtctttctctTTTGCACAATCGGTTGGTCGCATCTGCATATGAAATTCCAGATTAGCCCTCAACCATGCCGGCTTCAGCATCATCGGCGCCGCCCCCTCCGACTCACAGCCGTCGTGAGGATCTGATCGGACGGTTGAGCTCTTCCTCCGCCGAAGCAAAACTCAAAGCTCTCCGTGACCTTAAGAATCAGATCATCGGTAACCGTACGAAAAAGCTTTGTTTTCTCAAACTTGGCGCCGTTCCGTCTGTTACCTCCATACTCTCTTCCTCCTCCGCCACCGCGGCCGCTGCTGCAGCTGGTTCTGTTTGTTCCGGTAATGACGTGGAACTCAACGATTCGCTGATTCTTCAATCCGCTGCTGCTATTGGTAGCTTCGCTTGTGGCTTTGATGATGGTGTTAAAGCCGTCCTTGATGCCGGTGcatttcctcttcttcttcgcCTTATTTCTTATCCTAATGATAAggtaatttcaaattttgacatCTTTTGTTTTGGCTCCATTATAATGAATgtctaaattaattaaaaaattttacTTGCTTAATTTCTTCTGTTTGTCTGCTATCTCTGTACCCAGAATAGGTCAGAAAAGGTTGTTTTAGTGTAGCTATTAGTTTGTAGTACGGGTTAAAtcctaatttcaaattttcaagagTTTTGTTTTGGTGTTTACAAATAATTTAATGCAAATTATACTGGGCAAAAAGTTTCAAGTTACTTgattaacttatatatattatgttagtGCTGGTGGAAGAAAAATACTGAAGTAATGTTTGAAAGTTAGTTTGATAGGGAAAAACATTACATCCAAATTTACAAATTGGAACGGAAGAGGATTACTGTGTAACAATCTTTGTTTCTGGTTTGCTTATTTCATCCATTTTCTCAACTTGCTAAATCCTTAAAACAAGTGAAATATCCGTTAGGGTGAAACTAGTGAATCGTAGtaacatacttttttttttttttgagtaggTAACGATTTGTATTATAAACCAGTACTTATGTAGTACTGAAAGCCCCTTTACAAAAACGTATGAAAATCTAGGAACAAAAACAGCAAGCCTAGCATGATTCTAATACTTCTAGGATTGCTTCTGCATCTACAGGGGAACTCTTtgtacaccaaaaacataataataGAATACAATATGTTTTGATCATTTGTAGGGATCTGCTTCTATCCTCAAAGCTTCTAGCATTCCTTTCTCTCCAAATGGTCCACCAGATGCATGCTGGAATTGTCCTCCAATAACTTCTGTTCTTTGCCTCAATTCCTGCTTCCTCCCAACTTGAGAGAGTGTCAACAATCTTGCTAGGCATTGTCCATTGAATGCCTCTGAGATTGATGAAAATCTTCCACAATTGATCAGTGATTTTGCAATGTAAGAACAAATGCTTAACTGTCTCAGCTGCCTCCCCACATAAACAACGTGTCACAAGAATGTTGTTTCGTTTCCTCAGATTCTCATGTGTTAGTACTGCC
Coding sequences within:
- the LOC125844070 gene encoding thymidine kinase-like gives rise to the protein MAFSSSARSPIDPRNGSKNSFCPAGEIHVIVGPMFAGKTTALLRRVNLESNDGRNVVMIKSSKDTRYAVDAVVTHDGTKFPCWSLPDLSSFKQRFGEDAYEKVDVIGIDEAQFFGDLYEFCCNAADLDGKTVIVAGLDGDYLRKSFGSVLDIIPLADTVTKLTARCELCNRRAFFTFRKTNETETELIGGADMYMPVCRQHYVNGQSVNESAKMVLESHKVSSDLILESALVAP